One window from the genome of Plasmodium reichenowi strain SY57 chromosome 8, whole genome shotgun sequence encodes:
- a CDS encoding adenylyl cyclase beta, putative (part of same gene as PRSY57_0802200A, PRSY57_0802200B~gap found within coding sequence), producing IKKIYKKYIES from the coding sequence tataaaaaaaatttacaaaaaGTATATAGAATCTTAA
- a CDS encoding hypothetical protein (conserved Plasmodium protein, unknown function~part of same gene as PRSY57_0802300B~gap found within coding sequence) yields MQLPFKKSYDETKETEINVSLTKNNENQIGYEETEKQLNTGVSNLSDVSQIKSEIYDNILNMYNNETKSSEHNHKSKSKIEDNYFNDQQNEHTPILHQHSLENQKKNEEHYILDEEIINETLENEYPYDENIYQQEKTKYTSQYEYYKIHDDKIEKDKNENVLNQNNRNQYKIIKKNKIKLSRTSDDVKNYSTNNITQEDIILDIYKNTLEHKKTNFLCLEEILKNINLILKKQIDLNHSNEIEKSERKILLKNIYQIKKNIEDKSFNSLNNKDFIKYFIKNFQKEETRVSELKLNEETKKDTIKFNISYNLNGNKKNDHTYIKQNNQQFIETNKNFHLFLSHLNQLEKSILTFTHFCTNISNQTHTENNIYLNTFENK; encoded by the exons ATGCAACTtccttttaaaaaaagttatGATGAAACAAAAGAAACAGAGATTAATGTGTctttaacaaaaaataatgaaaatcAAATAGGATATGAAGAAACCGAAAAACAATTAAATACAGGTGTGAGTAACCTTTCAGATGTATCACAAATAAAATCTGAAATTTATGATAACATTCttaatatgtataacaacg AAACAAAATCTTCTGAACATAATCACAAAAGTAAATCAAAGATTGAagataattattttaatgatCAACAAAATGAACATACGCCAATACTTCATCAACATAGTTTAgaaaaccaaaaaaaaaatgaagagCATTATATTCTAGATGAAGAAATAATCAATGAAACTTTAGAAAATGAATATCcatatgatgaaaatatttatcaacaggaaaaaacaaaatatacaaGCCAATACGAATATTACAAAATTCATGATGACAAAATAGAGAAAGacaaaaatgaaaatgtaTTGAACCAAAATAATAGAAAccaatataaaataataaaaaagaataaaataaaattaagCAGAACATCTGATGATGTGAAAAATTATTCCACAAATAATATCACTCAGGAG GATATTATTctagatatatataaaaacaccctagaacataaaaaaacaaactTTTTGTGTTTAGAagaaattttaaaaaacattaacttaatattaaaaaaacaaattgACCTTAATCATAGTAACGAGATTGAAAAATCGGAGAGGaagatattattaaaaaatatttaccaa ataaaaaaaaacatagAAGATAAATCATTTAATTCCTTAAACAATAAAGATTTCATCAAGTACTTTATAAAGAATTTTCAAAAAGAAGAAACCCGTGTAAGTGAACTCaaattaaatgaagaaacaaaaaaagacaccataaaatttaatatatcatataatttaaatggaaataaaaaaaatgatcaTACATATATCAAACAAAACAATCAACAATTTATagaaacaaataaaaactTTCATTTATTCCTGTCTCATTTAAATCAACTAGAAAAAAGCATTCTTACATTTACTCATTTTTGTACAAATATTTCTAATCAAACACATActgaaaataatatttatttaaatacaTTCGAAAATAAG